The following are encoded in a window of Natronoarchaeum philippinense genomic DNA:
- a CDS encoding AAA family ATPase, whose protein sequence is MRVIGTVGLPGSGKGEAAEVARELGVPVVTMGDVIRRECRERGLDPATSHGEVAQALREENGPAAIAERSLPLLREALDDADTVLVDGIRSDVEVDAFESAFGEDFSLVSIEAPAEVRAERLDERGRDAGADEGGETLAERDERELGFGMGEAMERADVRIDNTDSLESFRRTVRTVIESGPEEATQ, encoded by the coding sequence ATGAGAGTTATCGGGACCGTCGGCCTGCCGGGAAGCGGTAAGGGCGAGGCCGCCGAGGTCGCCCGCGAACTGGGCGTCCCCGTCGTGACGATGGGAGACGTGATCCGCCGGGAGTGTCGGGAGCGCGGACTCGATCCCGCGACCAGCCACGGCGAGGTCGCCCAAGCGCTGCGCGAGGAGAACGGACCGGCAGCGATCGCCGAACGATCGCTCCCACTGCTCCGCGAGGCGCTCGACGACGCCGATACGGTGCTGGTCGATGGCATCCGGAGCGATGTCGAGGTCGACGCCTTCGAGAGCGCCTTCGGCGAGGACTTCTCGCTGGTCAGCATCGAAGCCCCTGCCGAGGTTCGGGCCGAGCGGCTCGACGAGCGCGGGCGCGACGCGGGCGCCGACGAGGGCGGCGAAACGCTGGCAGAGCGCGACGAGCGCGAACTCGGCTTCGGCATGGGCGAGGCCATGGAGCGCGCCGACGTGCGCATCGACAACACCGACTCGCTGGAGTCGTTCCGGCGGACGGTTCGAACGGTCATAGAGAGCGGTCCCGAGGAGGCCACCCAATGA
- a CDS encoding ring-cleaving dioxygenase encodes MAPTTAGLHHVTAMAGDPQRNADFYVGTLGLRFVKRTVNHDDTGTYHFYFGDEVGTPGTNITFFPWPESGRSGQFGAGQTRDTAYAIRPDSLEYWTDRLDDRGVEFERTERFDETVLRFEDPDGIGLELVATDLADDAEVQPWADGPVPVEHQLRGFHGVTLGVAEFGPTESVLTDVLGYELDRQADGRRRYRAADGGPHSIVDLVETDAGRGQMGVGTVHHVAFMAEDEAEQEQYREAFAERGLRATTIVDRTYFRSIYCREPGGVLFEIATTGPGFTVDEDIDELGSSLVLPERLEAKREAIEAQLPAFDGPSIDHSSADAGSE; translated from the coding sequence ATGGCACCTACAACTGCCGGACTCCACCACGTGACCGCGATGGCTGGCGATCCCCAGCGCAACGCCGATTTCTACGTCGGCACGCTCGGACTGCGCTTCGTCAAGCGAACGGTCAACCACGACGACACCGGAACCTATCACTTCTACTTCGGCGACGAGGTCGGGACGCCGGGGACGAACATCACCTTCTTTCCGTGGCCCGAGTCGGGACGTTCCGGGCAGTTCGGCGCCGGCCAGACCCGCGACACCGCCTACGCGATCCGGCCCGACTCGCTCGAGTACTGGACCGACCGCCTCGACGACCGCGGCGTCGAGTTCGAGCGAACCGAGCGGTTCGACGAGACGGTTCTCCGGTTCGAGGACCCCGACGGGATCGGTCTCGAACTCGTCGCCACCGACCTCGCGGACGACGCCGAAGTGCAGCCGTGGGCCGACGGGCCGGTCCCGGTCGAGCACCAACTCCGCGGGTTCCACGGCGTCACGCTCGGCGTCGCCGAGTTCGGACCGACAGAGTCGGTGCTGACCGACGTTCTCGGCTACGAACTCGACCGACAGGCCGACGGTCGCCGCCGCTACCGCGCCGCCGACGGTGGGCCCCACTCCATCGTCGACCTCGTCGAGACCGACGCGGGCCGCGGGCAGATGGGCGTCGGGACGGTCCATCACGTCGCGTTTATGGCCGAGGACGAGGCCGAACAGGAGCAGTACCGTGAGGCGTTCGCCGAGCGCGGGCTGCGAGCGACCACGATCGTCGACCGGACATACTTCCGGTCGATCTACTGCCGCGAGCCCGGCGGCGTCCTCTTCGAGATCGCCACGACCGGCCCCGGCTTCACCGTCGACGAAGATATCGACGAGCTGGGCTCTTCGCTGGTGCTGCCCGAGCGGCTCGAAGCCAAGCGCGAGGCGATCGAAGCCCAGTTGCCCGCGTTCGACGGTCCCTCGATCGATCACTCCTCGGCCGACGCCGGGAGCGAGTAG
- a CDS encoding iron-containing alcohol dehydrogenase family protein: MARPDAIASPRDGFRFEYDPGVVRFGSGSAAELVDELDRQGIERALVVCGSTVGSTPDVIDPVTEGLGDRLAGVFAETTPEKRLATAYDGLDAVSEHDADALVALGGGSSLDVATLISALSADDRDPEAVGRELADTSSITVPDGDLLPVVGVPTTLAGADLSAVAGVTASPDSGLVEPDDVPAGTDAVGGGVSDPRLMPAATVYDPELFATTPERVLAASAMNGFDKGVETLYASNATPVTDATAARGLGLLADGLRRLGDEGPTAEVLEPVVEGILLVQYGISRPGETTLSVIHAFGHGLTRTSDVQQGAAHAVIAPHALRYLFERVDARRDLLADALGAPDAADPAEAVVDAVTEVRDALGLPARLRDVDGPEPEAFPQVAEEIVADSFIANAPPGLAVRAEEIEAVLREAY; this comes from the coding sequence ATGGCTCGTCCAGACGCCATCGCCTCGCCTCGTGACGGCTTCCGGTTCGAGTACGACCCGGGCGTCGTCCGGTTCGGCTCGGGGAGCGCCGCCGAACTGGTCGACGAACTCGATCGGCAGGGAATCGAGCGCGCGCTCGTCGTCTGTGGCTCGACCGTCGGATCGACGCCGGACGTGATCGACCCCGTGACCGAGGGGCTGGGCGACCGGCTCGCGGGCGTGTTCGCCGAGACGACGCCGGAAAAGCGCCTCGCCACCGCCTACGACGGGCTCGACGCCGTCAGCGAGCACGACGCCGACGCGCTGGTCGCGCTCGGCGGCGGGAGCAGTCTCGACGTGGCGACGCTGATCAGCGCGCTCTCGGCCGACGACCGCGACCCCGAAGCGGTCGGTCGGGAACTCGCCGACACGAGCTCGATCACCGTTCCTGACGGCGATTTGCTCCCCGTCGTCGGCGTTCCGACGACGCTCGCCGGCGCCGACCTCTCGGCGGTGGCCGGCGTGACGGCGTCGCCCGACTCGGGCCTCGTCGAGCCGGATGACGTGCCAGCCGGCACAGACGCCGTCGGCGGCGGCGTCTCGGACCCACGGCTGATGCCCGCCGCGACCGTCTACGATCCCGAACTCTTTGCCACGACGCCCGAGCGCGTGCTCGCGGCCTCGGCGATGAACGGCTTCGACAAGGGCGTCGAGACGCTCTATGCGTCGAACGCGACGCCAGTCACGGACGCGACGGCGGCCCGCGGATTGGGCCTGCTCGCCGACGGCCTCCGCAGGCTCGGCGATGAGGGGCCGACTGCGGAAGTCCTCGAACCCGTCGTCGAAGGCATCCTGCTCGTCCAGTACGGCATCTCGCGGCCCGGCGAGACGACGCTCTCTGTGATCCACGCCTTCGGCCACGGGTTGACTCGGACCTCCGATGTCCAGCAGGGCGCCGCTCACGCGGTCATCGCACCGCACGCACTCAGATATCTCTTCGAGCGCGTCGACGCCCGCCGGGACCTGCTCGCCGACGCGCTCGGCGCGCCCGACGCCGCAGATCCCGCCGAGGCAGTCGTCGATGCCGTCACCGAGGTCCGCGACGCGCTGGGGCTTCCCGCGCGACTCCGTGATGTCGACGGCCCTGAGCCCGAGGCGTTCCCGCAGGTCGCCGAAGAGATCGTCGCGGACTCGTTCATCGCTAACGCGCCGCCCGGACTCGCTGTCCGGGCAGAAGAAATCGAAGCCGTGCTGCGCGAGGCGTACTGA
- a CDS encoding YccF domain-containing protein — translation MAQRSLPVRALWFVLVGWWLTPIVINVAWLCNVTIILLPVGIKLINLVPTVLTLKEPRSLSEPDSARGQRSLVVRAIWFVLVGWWASLLWANVAALLSVTIIGLPVAYWMFNRLPFVTSLYRFDG, via the coding sequence ATGGCACAACGTTCGTTGCCGGTTCGCGCGCTGTGGTTCGTCCTCGTCGGGTGGTGGCTCACGCCGATCGTGATTAACGTCGCGTGGCTGTGTAACGTGACGATCATCCTGCTGCCGGTAGGGATCAAGCTGATAAACCTCGTTCCGACGGTGCTGACCCTCAAAGAACCAAGATCCCTGTCGGAACCGGACAGCGCCCGCGGGCAGCGCTCGCTGGTGGTGCGGGCAATCTGGTTCGTCCTCGTCGGCTGGTGGGCCAGCCTGCTGTGGGCGAACGTCGCCGCCCTCCTCTCGGTGACGATTATCGGGCTGCCGGTGGCCTACTGGATGTTCAACCGCCTGCCGTTCGTAACGTCGCTGTACCGCTTCGACGGGTAG
- a CDS encoding universal stress protein, which yields MTTPLFERALVPLASEDDARSTCRAIEPHLPEDCEIVAVHVIEKAGGAPDKASVEQREDVADHIFEIVTDRFPDRNVSTDVLYGTDVADTIIEYGGEVDASVVAFTPREAGRLVRLLTGDTMTSMVTETDRPVLVLPDPDDE from the coding sequence ATGACGACGCCACTGTTCGAGCGCGCGCTCGTTCCGCTCGCCAGCGAAGACGACGCACGATCGACCTGCCGGGCTATCGAACCGCATCTCCCCGAAGACTGCGAGATCGTTGCCGTCCACGTGATCGAGAAGGCCGGCGGCGCGCCCGACAAGGCCTCGGTCGAGCAGCGCGAAGACGTGGCAGACCATATCTTCGAGATCGTCACCGACCGGTTCCCCGACCGCAACGTCTCGACGGACGTGCTCTACGGCACCGACGTGGCCGACACGATCATCGAGTACGGCGGCGAGGTCGACGCATCCGTCGTCGCGTTCACGCCGCGGGAAGCCGGCCGACTCGTTCGCCTGCTGACCGGCGATACGATGACCTCGATGGTAACCGAGACGGATCGGCCGGTGTTGGTGTTGCCCGACCCCGACGACGAGTAA
- a CDS encoding DUF7511 domain-containing protein codes for MVSDDLRRRSAPAPDHGTAPDASARTAIERVRARDSPVGLCHEVVAEADGPDRCTIFPPDATGVVKMSTWLTADADAFVDLSTVR; via the coding sequence ATGGTTTCAGACGACCTTCGCCGCCGATCCGCCCCAGCCCCGGACCACGGAACTGCACCGGACGCCAGCGCCCGGACAGCCATCGAGCGTGTGCGTGCTCGGGACAGTCCAGTCGGTCTTTGTCACGAGGTCGTCGCCGAGGCTGATGGCCCGGATCGATGCACGATATTCCCGCCGGACGCCACCGGCGTGGTCAAAATGTCGACGTGGCTGACGGCGGACGCTGACGCCTTCGTCGATCTCTCGACCGTTCGATAG
- a CDS encoding RNA-binding domain-containing protein produces the protein MIYSIDVQITAPVNDTEVTDRVRDAITNLFPNADVEFQHGELVGETHSMDHFSELLHRQEILDTARGEFFGDKQGETFSFGLKKQPAFEGVVNFAVGNPDELGDIRVRVEVEDPDVEAFVDHVAPPTEEGKPVTDESDA, from the coding sequence ATGATCTACAGCATCGACGTTCAGATTACGGCGCCAGTCAACGACACCGAAGTTACCGACCGCGTCCGGGACGCCATCACGAACCTGTTCCCGAACGCCGACGTGGAGTTCCAGCACGGCGAGCTGGTCGGCGAGACGCACTCGATGGATCACTTCTCTGAACTGCTCCACCGACAGGAGATTCTCGACACCGCCCGCGGCGAGTTCTTCGGCGACAAGCAAGGAGAGACGTTCTCGTTCGGCCTGAAGAAACAGCCCGCCTTCGAGGGCGTGGTCAACTTTGCGGTCGGCAACCCCGACGAACTGGGCGACATCCGCGTCCGGGTCGAGGTCGAGGATCCCGATGTCGAGGCCTTCGTCGACCACGTCGCGCCGCCGACCGAGGAGGGCAAGCCCGTCACCGACGAGTCCGACGCCTGA
- a CDS encoding signal recognition particle protein Srp54 produces MVLDDLGTSLRGTLDTLRGKSRVTEEDVDKVVKEIQRSLIQADVDIALVQDLSSRIKERSLEEEPPGGTSARDHVLKIVYEEMVGLVGDSTDLPLEEQTIMLAGLQGSGKTTSAAKMAWWFSKKGLRPAVIQTDTFRPGAYDQAKQMADRAEVEYYGDPDADDPVQIAREGLEATSDADVHIVDTAGRHALEDDLIDEIEDIESVVDPDRNLLVLDAAIGQGAKDQAQQFDESIGIDGVVITKLDGTAKGGGALTAVDQTDSSIAFLGTGEEVADVERFEPDGFISRLLGMGDLRQLAERVERAMEETGQSEDDWDPEDMMSGSFTLKDMQKQMEAMNNMGPLDQVMDMIPGLGGGLMDQLPDDAMDVTEERMRDFDVVMDSMTDEEMEYPRAIGADQIERISRGSGKPEERVRELLQQHKMMEQTIKQFQGMGDGDMQRMMKKMQQGGGGGGGGMGGLGGGGQGPF; encoded by the coding sequence ATGGTACTCGACGATCTCGGCACCTCCCTTCGGGGCACGCTCGATACGCTCCGTGGGAAGTCCCGCGTCACCGAAGAAGACGTCGACAAAGTGGTCAAGGAGATCCAGCGCTCCCTGATCCAAGCTGACGTCGACATCGCGCTGGTCCAAGACCTTTCGAGTCGGATCAAAGAGCGCTCGCTGGAGGAAGAACCGCCGGGCGGCACGTCCGCGCGCGATCACGTGCTCAAGATCGTCTACGAGGAGATGGTCGGCCTCGTCGGCGACAGCACCGACCTCCCGCTCGAAGAGCAGACGATCATGCTCGCCGGCCTGCAGGGGTCGGGGAAGACCACCTCCGCCGCGAAGATGGCGTGGTGGTTCTCGAAGAAGGGGCTCCGACCCGCCGTCATCCAGACCGACACGTTCCGGCCGGGCGCGTACGATCAGGCCAAGCAGATGGCCGACCGCGCCGAGGTGGAGTACTACGGTGACCCCGACGCCGACGACCCCGTCCAGATCGCCCGCGAGGGGCTCGAAGCGACGAGCGACGCCGACGTTCACATCGTCGACACGGCCGGTCGCCACGCGCTCGAAGACGATCTGATCGACGAGATCGAGGACATCGAATCGGTCGTCGATCCCGACCGGAACCTGCTCGTGTTAGACGCCGCGATCGGGCAGGGCGCCAAGGATCAGGCCCAGCAGTTCGACGAGTCGATCGGCATCGACGGCGTCGTCATCACGAAACTCGACGGGACGGCGAAAGGTGGCGGGGCGCTGACCGCCGTCGATCAGACCGACTCCTCGATCGCCTTCCTGGGGACCGGCGAGGAGGTCGCCGACGTCGAGCGCTTCGAGCCCGACGGCTTCATCTCGCGGCTGCTGGGGATGGGCGACCTGCGCCAGCTCGCCGAGCGCGTCGAGCGCGCGATGGAAGAGACCGGCCAGTCCGAGGACGACTGGGACCCCGAGGACATGATGTCGGGGTCGTTCACCCTCAAGGACATGCAAAAGCAGATGGAGGCGATGAACAACATGGGGCCGCTCGATCAGGTGATGGACATGATCCCAGGGCTCGGCGGCGGGCTGATGGATCAGCTCCCCGATGACGCCATGGACGTGACCGAAGAGCGCATGCGCGATTTCGACGTGGTCATGGACTCGATGACCGACGAGGAGATGGAGTACCCCCGCGCCATCGGCGCCGATCAGATCGAGCGCATCTCCCGTGGATCGGGCAAGCCCGAAGAGCGGGTGCGCGAACTGCTCCAGCAGCACAAGATGATGGAACAGACCATCAAGCAGTTCCAGGGCATGGGCGACGGCGACATGCAGCGCATGATGAAGAAGATGCAGCAGGGCGGCGGTGGCGGTGGCGGCGGCATGGGCGGTCTCGGCGGCGGCGGACAGGGGCCGTTCTAA
- a CDS encoding amino acid permease, whose amino-acid sequence MSDEELAKDLGLLSALTIGIGTMIGAGIFVLPGTAVARAGPLAAATFVLGGVIALFTALSASELGTAMPKSGGAYFYVNRALGPLFGSVSGWANWLGLAFASSFYMYGFGEYVNTLVGVPSLALGPITISAAQLIGLVGALLFIGINYVGAKETGGLQIVIVLTLMGILGLFTVVGLLNGDIDSLTPLAPGDTTSEVLPVTAIVFVSYLGFVQITSVAEEIKDPGRNLPLAVIGSVLIVTVIYALFLLVLLAAVPNELVANNSTAVVDAAELLFGQYSIFGFNLGVVGSALLLIGGLLATASSANASILSSSRINFAMGREKIVTPKLNEIHPRFGTPSKSIMITGGLIVFFLLVGDIELLSTAGSVLHLIVYGLLNIALIVMREADPDEYDPDFQVPLYPVVPIIGAVSSFALIAYIEPFVIGLSAALAAFAALWYLFYARSRVESSGVLADWIIDRSEEMPDAAVSAADTVRPDAAGTAVPNGGDFRVMVPLANPRTETDLITLASAVAKQKGGTVHAVHIVQVPDQTPLNRGDEIAGQLDAESKELLDHAREDAETFGAAVETHTVLSHRTFDEVFDSARRLDADQVVMGWGPHSHGRAESRVDELTEDIPCDFLVLKDRGFDPDRILLPTAGGPSTDLSAEVAKLLREEYGSEITLLHVADEGGRDEARAFIDDWAADHGLDDAEVLVESGDVEEAIERASADATMMVMGATERGLLSRLVNQSLVLDVLDDVECSVLLTEKAHSRSLKERLFGR is encoded by the coding sequence ATGAGCGACGAGGAGCTCGCCAAAGACCTCGGCCTGCTGTCGGCGCTGACGATCGGTATCGGGACGATGATCGGCGCCGGCATCTTCGTGCTACCGGGGACCGCCGTTGCCCGCGCCGGTCCGCTCGCCGCGGCGACGTTCGTTCTCGGTGGCGTGATCGCACTGTTTACCGCGCTGTCGGCTTCCGAACTCGGCACGGCGATGCCAAAATCCGGCGGGGCGTACTTCTACGTCAATCGCGCGCTCGGGCCCCTGTTCGGATCAGTCAGCGGCTGGGCCAACTGGCTGGGGCTGGCCTTCGCCTCGTCGTTCTACATGTACGGATTCGGCGAGTACGTCAACACGCTCGTCGGCGTCCCCTCACTTGCTCTCGGTCCGATAACGATCTCCGCCGCCCAGCTGATCGGTCTCGTCGGCGCCCTGCTGTTCATCGGCATCAACTACGTCGGCGCCAAGGAGACGGGCGGGCTCCAGATCGTGATCGTCCTCACGTTGATGGGCATTCTCGGCCTGTTTACCGTGGTCGGACTGCTCAACGGCGATATCGACTCGCTGACACCGCTTGCGCCCGGCGATACGACCAGTGAAGTGCTGCCCGTGACCGCGATCGTGTTCGTCTCGTATCTCGGCTTCGTCCAGATCACGTCGGTCGCCGAGGAGATCAAAGATCCCGGCCGGAACCTGCCGCTGGCAGTGATCGGGTCGGTGCTGATCGTCACCGTCATCTACGCGCTGTTCCTGCTCGTGTTGCTGGCGGCCGTACCGAACGAACTCGTCGCCAACAACAGCACAGCGGTCGTCGACGCCGCCGAGTTGCTCTTTGGCCAGTACAGCATCTTCGGGTTCAATCTCGGCGTCGTCGGCTCGGCGCTGTTGCTGATCGGCGGCCTGCTGGCGACGGCCTCGTCGGCGAACGCGTCGATCCTCTCGTCGTCCCGGATCAACTTTGCGATGGGCCGCGAGAAGATCGTGACGCCGAAGCTCAACGAGATTCACCCGCGTTTCGGGACGCCCTCGAAGTCGATCATGATCACGGGCGGGCTCATCGTCTTTTTCCTGCTGGTCGGTGACATCGAGCTGCTGTCGACGGCCGGCTCGGTATTGCACTTGATCGTCTATGGCCTGCTGAACATCGCGTTGATCGTCATGCGCGAGGCAGACCCCGACGAGTACGATCCCGACTTCCAGGTGCCGCTGTACCCCGTCGTCCCGATCATCGGCGCCGTCTCGTCGTTCGCGCTCATCGCGTACATCGAGCCGTTCGTGATCGGACTCTCGGCTGCGCTCGCTGCCTTCGCTGCCCTGTGGTACCTGTTCTACGCGCGCTCGCGCGTCGAGAGCTCCGGCGTGCTCGCCGACTGGATCATCGACCGCTCCGAGGAGATGCCCGACGCCGCCGTCTCGGCGGCCGACACCGTCCGTCCCGACGCCGCTGGCACCGCCGTGCCAAACGGCGGCGACTTCCGCGTGATGGTGCCGCTGGCAAATCCCCGGACAGAGACTGATCTGATCACGCTCGCCAGCGCCGTTGCCAAGCAGAAAGGTGGTACGGTCCACGCCGTCCACATCGTGCAGGTCCCCGACCAGACGCCGCTGAACCGCGGCGACGAAATCGCCGGCCAGCTCGACGCCGAGTCCAAGGAGCTACTGGACCACGCTCGGGAGGACGCCGAGACGTTCGGCGCCGCCGTCGAGACCCACACCGTCCTCTCACACCGCACGTTCGACGAGGTCTTCGACTCGGCCCGTCGGCTCGACGCCGATCAGGTCGTGATGGGCTGGGGTCCCCACTCCCACGGCCGCGCCGAATCGCGCGTCGACGAGCTCACCGAGGACATTCCCTGTGACTTCCTCGTGCTCAAGGACCGCGGGTTCGACCCCGATCGCATCCTGCTGCCGACCGCCGGCGGCCCGAGCACCGACCTCAGCGCCGAGGTCGCCAAGCTCCTGCGCGAGGAGTACGGCTCGGAGATCACGCTGCTCCACGTCGCCGACGAAGGCGGTCGTGACGAAGCGCGTGCGTTCATCGACGACTGGGCAGCCGACCACGGCCTCGACGACGCTGAGGTACTCGTCGAGAGCGGCGATGTCGAGGAAGCGATCGAACGAGCATCCGCCGATGCGACGATGATGGTGATGGGTGCGACCGAGCGCGGCCTGCTCTCGCGGCTGGTGAACCAGTCGCTCGTGCTCGACGTGCTCGATGACGTCGAGTGCTCGGTGCTGCTAACCGAGAAGGCCCACAGTCGCTCGCTCAAAGAACGACTGTTCGGTCGGTAG
- a CDS encoding zinc ribbon domain-containing protein — protein MSPPQTDERGCPKCGHTETELDSISTTGGGLSKMFDVQNRSFQVVSCVNCGYAELYKSSSSGNLADLFLG, from the coding sequence ATGAGCCCTCCACAGACCGACGAGAGAGGCTGTCCAAAATGTGGCCACACCGAAACGGAACTCGACAGCATCTCGACGACCGGCGGCGGCCTCTCGAAGATGTTCGACGTACAGAACAGGTCGTTTCAGGTCGTCTCTTGCGTGAACTGCGGGTACGCCGAACTGTACAAGAGTTCGTCGAGCGGGAATCTAGCGGATCTGTTTCTCGGGTGA
- a CDS encoding bacterio-opsin activator domain-containing protein, whose product METVTDVVEPTVLLAGRPDAVDSTAAALRESRPATDVMTATSRDRAETLVGEDEIDCVVCDEELSDTDGISVLYAIREEHRSLPVVLYAGDGSEELASEAISAGVTDYVPLSLTDEQPAVLANRIRNAVEKYRAETALKARGRRLAAINQLHRVLQDITTSVIETPTRDEMEQRVCDRLVESDTYAAAWFGDFDRGTNAVTLSASAGESCERLNELARQDGDDGHEPATQAVRSKEIQLVSELDDGGDERWREAALECGYRSLASIPITHRRSLYGVLTIYSKRSGAFRGHEDDILETLGNVLGHAFEAFQRKQTLMSDVLTELELRLPELETPLVDAAAGEDYTIRVDRTLPAGDDEYVQYLTADGLDTDAVERLADAVDSIERISPVGAGEEFHQFEVTQTAPPLTGTIATFGGRVRSATVRNGECHAVVELPSDVDVRSLLEALRERFPEAELVAQRTVEQDSVTTGEFRSRVFEELTEKQRTALEAAYFSGFFEWPRDNSGEEIAETLGVAPATFSQHIRNAERKIADVLLKHEREDRSEE is encoded by the coding sequence ATGGAAACCGTCACGGACGTCGTCGAGCCGACGGTGCTGCTCGCTGGACGCCCGGACGCCGTCGATTCGACGGCGGCGGCGCTGCGAGAGTCCCGGCCTGCGACCGACGTGATGACTGCCACCAGCAGGGACCGGGCCGAGACGCTCGTCGGCGAGGACGAGATCGACTGCGTCGTCTGTGACGAAGAGCTGTCGGACACCGACGGTATCTCGGTGCTGTACGCGATCCGGGAAGAACACCGTTCGCTCCCCGTGGTCCTCTATGCCGGCGACGGGAGCGAGGAACTGGCCAGCGAGGCGATTTCGGCGGGCGTTACCGATTACGTCCCGCTGTCGTTGACCGACGAACAGCCGGCCGTCTTGGCGAACCGGATCCGGAATGCGGTCGAGAAGTATCGGGCAGAAACAGCCCTGAAGGCGCGGGGGCGGCGTCTGGCAGCGATCAACCAACTCCATCGCGTGCTGCAGGACATCACGACATCGGTGATCGAGACGCCGACGCGCGACGAGATGGAACAGCGCGTCTGTGACCGGTTGGTCGAGTCCGACACCTACGCGGCGGCGTGGTTCGGCGACTTCGATCGCGGGACCAACGCCGTCACGCTCTCGGCGTCGGCGGGTGAGTCGTGTGAGCGTCTCAACGAGCTTGCTAGACAGGACGGCGACGACGGGCACGAACCAGCAACGCAGGCCGTCCGCTCGAAGGAGATACAACTCGTCTCGGAGCTCGACGATGGCGGCGACGAGCGCTGGCGCGAGGCCGCACTCGAGTGCGGGTATCGGTCGCTGGCATCGATCCCGATCACCCACCGACGATCACTGTACGGCGTCCTGACGATCTACTCGAAGCGTTCAGGGGCGTTTCGTGGGCACGAGGACGACATTCTCGAAACGCTCGGGAACGTCCTCGGCCACGCGTTCGAGGCGTTCCAGCGCAAGCAAACCCTGATGAGCGATGTCCTGACGGAACTCGAACTGCGGCTACCCGAATTGGAAACGCCGCTGGTCGACGCCGCTGCGGGCGAAGATTACACGATTCGCGTCGATCGGACGCTCCCGGCCGGCGACGACGAGTACGTGCAGTATCTCACCGCCGACGGACTCGACACCGATGCCGTCGAACGACTCGCGGACGCGGTCGATAGCATCGAACGCATCTCACCGGTCGGTGCCGGCGAGGAATTCCACCAGTTCGAGGTGACACAGACAGCCCCACCGCTGACCGGTACCATCGCAACGTTCGGCGGGCGCGTCCGCTCGGCGACTGTCCGGAACGGGGAGTGTCACGCTGTCGTCGAACTGCCGTCGGACGTTGACGTTCGCTCGCTCCTCGAAGCGCTCCGGGAGCGGTTTCCCGAGGCCGAACTGGTCGCTCAGCGAACAGTCGAACAGGACAGCGTCACGACCGGCGAGTTCCGCAGTCGGGTGTTCGAGGAGCTCACCGAGAAACAGCGCACCGCGCTTGAGGCCGCGTACTTCTCGGGGTTTTTCGAGTGGCCTCGCGACAACAGCGGCGAGGAAATCGCCGAGACGCTCGGCGTCGCTCCGGCGACGTTCTCCCAGCACATTCGCAACGCCGAGCGCAAAATCGCCGACGTGTTGCTCAAACACGAGCGCGAAGACCGCTCCGAGGAGTAA
- a CDS encoding alpha/beta hydrolase: MSGPHRDQPLVTAGAELEDADAAAVLVHGRGATAQSIVGMGEEFHQDGVAYLAPQAARNTWYPNSFLAPVEQNEPGRSSGLQAVGDAVERATDAGIPTERVVVLGFSQGACLASEFVARNPTRYGGLVALSGGLIGEAIDEGDYEGDLEGTPAFFGCSDVDPHIPEQRVHESASVFENLDADVEKRLYEGMGHGVNEDEIEYVSALLADLVDE, encoded by the coding sequence GTGAGCGGTCCCCATCGGGACCAGCCGCTCGTGACGGCCGGCGCGGAACTGGAGGACGCCGACGCCGCCGCGGTGCTCGTCCACGGCCGGGGTGCGACCGCCCAAAGTATCGTCGGGATGGGCGAGGAGTTCCATCAGGACGGCGTGGCCTACCTCGCCCCCCAAGCCGCCCGAAACACGTGGTATCCCAACTCCTTCCTCGCGCCCGTCGAGCAGAACGAGCCCGGTCGGAGTTCGGGCTTGCAAGCGGTCGGCGACGCCGTCGAGCGGGCGACCGACGCCGGCATCCCGACCGAGCGCGTCGTCGTGCTGGGGTTCTCGCAGGGCGCTTGTCTCGCCAGCGAGTTCGTCGCCAGAAATCCGACGCGCTACGGCGGGCTGGTCGCGCTGAGCGGCGGGCTGATCGGCGAGGCGATCGACGAAGGCGACTACGAGGGCGACCTCGAAGGGACGCCCGCCTTCTTCGGCTGCAGCGACGTGGACCCCCACATCCCCGAACAGCGCGTCCACGAGTCGGCGTCGGTGTTCGAGAATCTGGACGCCGACGTCGAGAAGCGCCTCTACGAGGGGATGGGCCACGGCGTCAACGAGGACGAAATCGAGTACGTCTCGGCGCTGCTGGCCGATCTGGTCGACGAATAG